One genomic region from Gemmatimonas sp. encodes:
- a CDS encoding ATP-binding protein, translating to MKPVLIPGVSARPATPGASASLSRASQRLRELAALSGSLTDPLTPALAADVVEQKAMSALGATSAVVVTLGSFPSPGGLGQSEPDPLATLHVVHAIGLPAEVKAALEAQPLDAPLPFADVARDGEPLFLETDSALLVYPDWGTAMILAGAHSAAVVPVWANGELRGVLGLSWPEPREFDEDERAFVLTLGVMCAQAIMRAHLKAAERDARDGAERAQKSAERANESKAHFVATISHELRTPINAVIGYTDLLSYEIAGPINVEQQKHLARMRESGTHLLALIEELLSYARIEAGQETVRPEPMLLNDVVDRSVELVQPIAALKGLTLRVEGLDHAVEMFTDALKVRQILVNLIANAVKFTDSGSVRVVLCIEGVHPEVQVVLDITDTGRGIALEDRETIFDPFWQKDPMAKNSAGSTGLGLSVARQLARLLGGDVVVSKSEIGKGSTLVVSLPARYSAPSAERRDESRGDRRTPRSTDGVHE from the coding sequence ATGAAACCCGTCCTCATTCCAGGCGTGAGCGCACGACCCGCGACGCCGGGTGCGTCAGCGTCGCTCTCCAGGGCGAGTCAGCGGCTCAGAGAGCTGGCCGCCCTCAGCGGGTCGTTGACCGATCCCTTGACGCCCGCGCTGGCGGCCGATGTCGTCGAGCAGAAGGCGATGTCGGCCCTCGGAGCGACCAGCGCGGTCGTCGTCACGTTGGGCAGCTTCCCGTCGCCAGGAGGCCTCGGGCAGTCGGAGCCCGACCCACTCGCTACCCTGCATGTCGTGCACGCCATCGGCCTCCCGGCCGAAGTCAAAGCGGCGCTCGAGGCACAGCCGTTGGACGCGCCGTTGCCGTTTGCCGACGTCGCGCGGGATGGCGAGCCGTTGTTCCTGGAAACCGACAGCGCGCTGCTGGTTTACCCCGACTGGGGCACCGCGATGATTCTGGCGGGTGCCCACTCCGCGGCAGTCGTCCCCGTGTGGGCCAACGGCGAACTGCGCGGCGTGCTTGGCCTGTCATGGCCGGAGCCTCGCGAATTCGACGAGGATGAGCGCGCGTTCGTGCTCACGCTCGGGGTCATGTGCGCGCAAGCGATCATGCGCGCTCATCTCAAGGCGGCCGAGCGGGATGCCCGCGATGGAGCCGAGCGGGCGCAGAAGTCCGCGGAACGGGCAAACGAGAGCAAGGCCCACTTCGTGGCGACCATCAGCCACGAACTCCGCACCCCGATCAACGCGGTAATCGGTTATACCGACCTGCTGTCATACGAGATCGCCGGTCCCATCAACGTCGAGCAACAGAAGCATCTTGCGCGGATGCGCGAGTCGGGTACGCACTTGCTGGCGCTGATCGAGGAGCTGTTGAGCTACGCGCGCATCGAGGCCGGACAGGAGACAGTGCGTCCCGAACCCATGCTCCTCAACGACGTCGTCGACCGGAGCGTGGAACTGGTGCAGCCCATTGCCGCACTCAAGGGCCTGACGCTCCGCGTCGAGGGGCTGGATCATGCGGTCGAAATGTTCACTGACGCGCTCAAGGTGCGGCAGATTCTCGTCAACCTGATTGCGAACGCAGTCAAGTTCACGGACTCCGGCAGCGTACGGGTGGTGCTCTGCATCGAGGGGGTTCACCCCGAGGTACAGGTCGTCCTCGACATCACGGATACGGGACGCGGGATCGCACTGGAAGACCGCGAAACGATTTTCGATCCGTTCTGGCAGAAGGACCCGATGGCGAAGAACAGCGCCGGCAGCACTGGTCTTGGCCTGTCGGTCGCGCGTCAGCTCGCGCGCCTGCTGGGCGGTGATGTGGTGGTGAGCAAGAGCGAGATCGGCAAGGGAAGCACGCTCGTGGTGTCGCTACCGGCGCGATACTCGGCACCGTCGGCGGAGCGACGTGACGAGTCCCGGGGGGACCGGCGCACGCCGCGCTCCACGGATGGCGTACACGAATGA
- a CDS encoding alpha/beta hydrolase, which yields MNEPGARRRREQSGNMLLGATALFALLSAVTFSVYRRDLRAARAAALSGSAMLHTACGDVEYATKGSGPPVLSIHGTGGGWDQGQFIARGLVERGFQVIAPSRYGYLRTAMPEHATPQAEADLFACMLDALKIERVAVIAASAGATPALQFALRHPGRVSSLVLLVPAIGGISTPDSAPLVSPFIMNVVLGSDFPYWGAMRAWPRASLTVVAVPRSLVPTLSAVGRKTLDDAVRMILPVTLRRDGILYDAGNQTKEQPYPLERIRAPTLLVSAEDDLYKTLPNARAAAAKIPGARVIAFKRGGHLLLDQDPELWPAVAAFLQQARSRIP from the coding sequence ATGAACGAGCCCGGTGCGCGACGTCGACGCGAGCAAAGTGGCAACATGCTGCTCGGCGCGACCGCGCTCTTCGCGCTGCTCAGCGCAGTCACGTTCAGCGTCTATCGCCGGGATCTGCGTGCCGCACGCGCAGCGGCGCTGAGCGGCAGTGCGATGCTGCACACAGCCTGCGGCGACGTCGAGTACGCCACGAAGGGATCCGGCCCGCCAGTCCTGTCCATCCACGGCACCGGCGGTGGCTGGGATCAGGGCCAGTTCATTGCGCGTGGCCTCGTGGAACGTGGATTCCAGGTCATCGCTCCGTCGCGCTATGGATACCTGCGCACGGCAATGCCGGAGCATGCGACGCCCCAGGCCGAAGCCGACCTCTTCGCATGCATGCTCGATGCGCTGAAGATCGAGCGTGTGGCGGTGATTGCCGCGTCCGCCGGCGCGACGCCTGCGTTGCAGTTCGCGCTGCGACACCCAGGGCGCGTGTCGTCGCTGGTGTTGCTCGTGCCTGCCATTGGCGGCATCAGCACGCCCGATTCGGCCCCCCTCGTGTCGCCGTTCATCATGAACGTCGTTCTCGGCTCTGACTTCCCGTACTGGGGAGCCATGCGGGCGTGGCCGCGCGCCTCGCTCACGGTGGTCGCCGTCCCGCGATCGCTGGTGCCGACCCTTTCGGCCGTCGGTCGGAAGACGCTCGACGATGCAGTGCGCATGATCCTGCCAGTCACCTTGCGCCGCGACGGGATACTCTACGACGCGGGCAACCAGACGAAAGAGCAGCCGTATCCCCTCGAACGCATCCGTGCACCCACCCTGCTGGTGAGCGCCGAGGATGATCTCTACAAGACCTTGCCCAACGCCCGCGCCGCGGCAGCGAAAATTCCGGGTGCGCGTGTGATCGCCTTCAAGCGCGGTGGCCACCTCCTGCTCGATCAGGACCCGGAGCTCTGGCCCGCTGTGGCAGCCTTCCTTCAGCAGGCCAGGTCGCGGATCCCGTGA